A genomic segment from Drosophila miranda strain MSH22 chromosome 3, D.miranda_PacBio2.1, whole genome shotgun sequence encodes:
- the LOC117187943 gene encoding uncharacterized protein LOC117187943: MESVRKANQRLRNYPILLTKCADKASAYAICVSRDLNVQHKICDAEFKEFLSCIQKSAMELKTKL, encoded by the coding sequence ATGGAATCGGTGCGCAAAGCCAACCAACGTCTCCGCAACTACCCAATTCTGCTTACAAAGTGTGCCGACAAGGCCTCAGCATATGCAATTTGCGTGTCGCGCGACCTGAACGTGCAGCATAAGATCTGCGACGCCGAGTTTAAAGAATTTTTGAGCTGCATTCAAAAGAGCGCAATGGAGCTAAAAACAAAGTTGTAA
- the LOC108160157 gene encoding uncharacterized protein LOC108160157, translated as MSIPQYKPPKDIQDLLDKKEQQQPQQQPGQRRRTAVLPKRTWIQRNPRLFQISFLTSSLLIFFSKPIYDAFIADPLPPSEIRVPPHKR; from the coding sequence ATGTCCATACCGCAGTACAAGCCACCAAAAGACATTCAAGACTTGTTAGACaaaaaggagcagcagcagccacaacaacaacctgGTCAGCGCCGTCGTACAGCCGTGCTGCCCAAGCGCACTTGGATACAGCGAAACCCGCGACTGTTTCAGATCAGTTTCCTGACGAGCTCGCTACTCATATTCTTCTCCAAGCCCATTTACGACGCGTTCATAGCAGATCCCTTGCCTCCCAGTGAGATTCGTGTGCCGCCGCACAAACGTTAA